Below is a genomic region from Lampris incognitus isolate fLamInc1 chromosome 2, fLamInc1.hap2, whole genome shotgun sequence.
CTACTACAGTGACACAAGGAGTAATATGTTTAAtccctaaacaaacaaaaaaaacaaaacaaaacaaaaaaaatctgcctCTGCTGGACAATTGGAGACCAATAACtactcaataatgattataaagtgTTTGCTATTATTTTAACTAAAAGGTTAAAGCAGACCTCACACTCAGTAATTGATGAAAATGAATCTGGATTTATGAGCGGTAGACATATTAACAATATTAGATTGGTCTTAGACGTCAGAGACTATTCTGATCTAATTCTGGACAAAAAAAATTCATATTTTTCCTGGACTTCTGCAAAGCGTTTGACTCTGTAGAAcatccttttattttttattgtccaGAACGCTTTGGTTTTGGAACATATTTTTGTAATGCTAAGAACATTCTCTATGTTAATGTTAATAGCTCAGTTAAACTAAAACATGGGACAACTCAAAGATTTTCTCTACAGAGAGGGGTGAGATAAGGCTGCCCTGTTTCTGTTTACCTTTTCCTCCTGATGGTTCAGGTTTTTCCCCATTATGTATTAAATCCAGTAGGTTAGAAGGTATCTCTGTTGCTGATAATAATCTTCTTATAAGTCAGTTGGCAGACGATATAACCTTATTTCTTAAAAATGCTTCTCAGGTATAATCAGCTATAAAGATTATTGATTTATTCTCTAGAGCTTCAAGTTTATGCCTGAATTTGAATAAATTTGAGTTATTTGCACTGAAAAACTGTAATGAGGTGTCAATTTGCAACATTCCTGCAAAAGAAAAAGTAACTTATTTGGGGACTGTTGTAACTAAAAAAACCCAAGGACAGAATTACCTTAAATTACAACCCAACGATTAGGCTTATATTGCTTCATCTGTATTTTTGGATGACAAAATTGCTAATGCCACTGATAAAATATTGATGAATTTTCTATGGAAAAATCGAGTCCACTATATCAGGAAATCTGTAGTTGTCAACTCTATTAAGAATGGTGGTttagattttctggatttttcttcTATGAATTATACTCTGAAGATTAACTGGTTAAAGTACTTCTTGACTAACAGCTCATCCATGTGGAACATTATCTCTAGAACTGTCTTCAATAAGGTTGGGGGTCTTCCCTTCTTGTTAATGTGTAATTATCAAATTGACAAAAGCCCTCTTAAACTACCAGCCTATCATAAGCAAGCCTTACTGGCATGGAAATTGATTTAAAAGCACAACTTTGCGCCACACCCTTACTATATATGAAATAACTGCAATAGTTTATACAAGCACAAGAGTGTTTTCTTTAGTAACTGGTTTGATAGAAATATTTTATTGGTAGGACAGCTGCTGAACTCTCAAGGTTATCTCATGACATATGACGAGTTTCTTGTACATTATAATTTTCCTGTAACACCCAAAGAATTCGATGGCAGCTATCCCCAGTGGTTCAATGTCCTAATAGCAAGGTACTCAATATCCTTTCCGTTATTCCTTTAGTGCGTCCAGATTAAACAATGTGTGGAAGGGATTGCTGCACTGAAACCATAAAAAACAATAAGGCTGTCCGTACTCTTTTTCATAGGGAGTTTAGCACTTCTCCATATGTTGGAACTTACTGATCCCAGTTTGATCAGAATATTCCATGGGAAAAAAGTTAGACATTATCTCATAGATATATCTTCTCACAAACAAAGTAAAAGATTCACATGTGTTATCCAGTTAAGCAATTTCTTTCTAAATGTGGGAGAGATATAAATACATTATGCTCGTTTTGTTCTCTCCATCCAGAAACAATGTCACATATCTTTTGGTACTGCCGGTATACAAAAAAACTGTGGCGAGACAAGTCAATGTTCATTAGAGAGAAGCTATTGGACAACTTTGTTTTTCATAAATATATTTTGTTTAGTTTTCCTACTCAGGATAagaatttggggaaaagcgcTTTTGTGATTAACCTCATTCTCTTTCTGGCAAAATGTCACATTCATCGATAcaagttttctaaaaggactcctctTTACAGTGTTTTCACAAAGGACTTGGAACATTACTTGCACACAATATCTTTAAGTTACAATAAGAAGGCTGTAAAAACAGTGACTTTattcaatgattttttttgttatgGGAACAGAATTGATAGCCTTGCTGGGTATATTAcagttatttttcttttcttggcTGATTTTATTGTATCTATTTTTCACCCCCTGGCATTTATGTTCTTGAATGTTCTCATGTTTGTAAGTTAATAAATGTTGTTCAGCAAGAAGGtattgggttcgagccccggggtagtccaaccttggtggatcatcccgggtcgtcctctgtgtggagtttgcttgttctccctgagtctacgtgggtttcctccgggggctccggtttcctccctcagtccctaggtatgaatgtgtgtgtgtgtgtgtgtgtgtgtgtgtgtgtgtgtgtgtgtgtgtgtgtgtgtgtgtgtgtgtgtgtgtgtgtgtgtgtgtgtgtgtgtgtgtgtgtgtgtgtgtgtgtgtgtgtgtcggccctgtgatggcctggcggcatgtccagggtgtctccccgcctgtcgcccagtaactgctgaaatgggctccagcgaccctgagagcaggataagcggctcagaaaatggacagatggatggatggataaataaaatTTGCATacgccattaaaaaaaaagaagaaaaaagaatagGGCGTCTCTGCAGACCGGAGACTTCAGCTGCGTTTCAGCAGTGGTTTAACTCGCCCTCGTTGACTTCCTCTTGGCCCTTGCCCTTAGGGAGTCCTCGCCTCCATCATAAGCGTCGTTCTacttttctgaaaaaaaaaaaactgaagcgaACGTGATGAGATCGACCCACCGAGTGCGGAGGGAGGGAATCGACAACGAGGGACACGCTAGAGGTGTATAACACCCACAATGCCTGCATTTATCAATTTGGTGCAAGAAAATACAGACATCGTTAGATGGCAGTAATGTACGTAAATTCTGGTTGCTCACGACTGAAGAAGACGATGAATAAATTGAGTAAGGTAGGTTAGACcacttcaatttattgtcatcataCTATCCCAGTATAACAAAAACTCTTGTACACCAGTCTGTCCGGTGCAACATAAAAGCACAGTGCAGACACTGAcacaaaaatacataaataaataaaaagaaacacacagacaaattTAGACatgaaatacaaaaacaaaagtaaataaaacaaaaaaataaaaaattaaatatgctttctctaaatccacaaaggcacaatgtaactccttttgacatgtcccccctcaccacatccataaacccctttggccttcctcttttcctcttccctggcagctccatattcagcatccttctcccaatatacccagcatctctcctccacacgtgtccaaaccatctcaatcgtacctctcttgctttgtctccgaactgtccaacctgagctgtccctctaatatactcgttcctaaccctgtccttcttcatcactcccaatgaaaatcttagcatcttcaactctgccacctccagctccgcctcctgtcttttcatcagtgccgctgtctccaaaccatataacatagctggtttcacaaccatcttgtaaaccttccctttaactcttgctggtacccttctgtcgcaaatcactcctgacactcttctccacccactccaccctgcctgcactctcttcttcacctctcttctgcactcccctttactttgaacagttgaccccaagtatttaaactaatacaccttcaccacctctacttgcatcctcatcattccgctgtcctccctctcgttcacacacgttgctcctactgacttttcattcctcttctcgccagtgcatacctccacctctccaggctctcctcaacctgcaccccactctagctacagatgacaatgtcatccgtgaacatcatagtccacggaggctccttcctgatcttgtccgtcaacctgtccatcaccattgcaaacaagaaagggttcagagccgatccttgatgtaatcccacctccaccttgaacccatctgtcattccaaccgcacacctcaccactgtcacacttccctcatacatatcctgcaccactcctgcatacttctctgccactcccgaatTCCTcgtgcaataccacacctcctctctcagtaccctgtcttatgctttctctaaatccacaaagacacaatgtaactctttctggccttctctacacttctccatcaacattctcaaagcaaacatcgcatctgtggtgctctttcgtggcatgaaaccatactgctgctcgctaatcgtcacctctcctcttaacctagcttctactactctttcccagatcttcatgctgtggctgatcaactttatacctctgtagttgctacagctctgcacatcgcccttgttcttgaaaatcggtaccagtatacttcttctacACTCCTagccatcctctcactttccaaggttgtgttaaacaatctagttaaaaaccccactgccatctctcctaaacacccccatgcctccacaggtatgtcatctggaccaactgcctttccactcttcatcctcttcatagctgccctcactcccTCGCTAATCCACCACATTTCCTGAttaactatccccacatcatccaaccttctctctctctctcattttcttcattcatcagcccctcaaagtatcccttccaccttctcaacacactctcacttgtcagcacatttccatctctatccttgaccgCCCTAACTTactgcacatctttcccagctcggtccctctgtctagccaatcggtacaagtccttttctccttccttagtgtctaacctctcacacaACTCACTCTACATCTTTTCCTTTTCCAcccctcttcactttacactgcatctccttgtactcctgtctacttttttcatctctctgactatcccagttcttctttgccaacttcttcctctgtatactttcctataCTTCCCCATTCCACCACATCTcgccttccttcctctgtccagatgacacaagtacctttctatctgtctccctcactatttctgcagtgcttgcccagccatctggcaactcttcactaccacccagtgcctgttttaactcctccctgaactccacacaacagtcttccttcttccactTCCATTTGATCCTGGCGctgccttccacctggtctcttgcacacacagtatatctacctgtcttctttccatcatatcagccagctttctccctttaccagtcatagcgccaatattcaaagttctgactctcacctccacactcttacactTCCTCCTttcctgctgcctctgcacatgcctccccccttcgtccaacagtagtatagtttccaccggcaccctgctggccagcagtactgATGACGGTccttggtaacctgggcctcagccaatcaggtatggaaatctgatttattatCCGCATATTCGGTTTGGTTAAGATTTTACGTTGGAtgaccttcctgatgcaaccctctccGTGCagctgggcttgggactggccctaagaatgcactggcttgtgtattCTCAATGGCTGGGATGACATATGATAAattaaatgttttattttatattttgggACTTGTTTtgatttgggggttttttttaggtAAAAAAGGGTAGGCATAATAAGCTAATGCTTCAGCCTACATCTTTTGGGTCAACaatgtttttctttgtttgataTTTTCCATGTATGTGCATTCCTTTGTACACTGTTAAAATAAGGACTGAATGAATATCGCTATTACACAGTGCAATCACCTTTTACTTCTTAATGTCAAGATATAAGCAAAACTTTAATAGTTACAGCAATATGTGAAACAATGTTATGTATGCATACAAAAACTTTTAAACTTTAAAATAAGACAGATCTTCATGCTATgactagaaaaaaaaagttgtcatcCCGATTAGATGGGTTATTTCAAGACAAGGAGCTATGCCTCTCCCCCATCATTTCctagtaatttaaaaaaaaaagtctcacaCACCTTTAAAATGTTACGGATACCAAAAACTAGCAATCTTCAACTACTATGAGACCCTTCCCATCACAGCCAAAGATTTAAATGATCACTAGCTCTTCAGGCACAAAATGGTCATTAAACTTGCAAGCTTATGTTAGTCAGCTTTGTCACCCAAGAGCTTGAATCTAAAGAATGATCGATCAGGAGATTCAGTTTTCAAAGGGGGAAATTAATTGGAGACGCGGACAAAAATGGCACAAGTTTCTGGGGCAGAGAAAATGGGGGCCCACCCAGTCTTTTGAGGAcagcaggaaaagaaaaaaaaagaaaagcactaTGACACTAAGAAGAACTCGATTAGGACGAAATCAGAGTCATCCTCCTTGTCATCGTCGTCCTCCAAGTCCCAGAGGAGGGTCATGGCAATGACAAAATCAAGTAGTTGTTGACCGTCCAAGTTTTCTACATCCTCCGTACGACTCTGGTGATAATGACAGAACAGAAACTTAAACTTGACCACTGGCATTCAGGATTTGAGTGAGAAAGTTGAAGTGATTGCAGACTTAAGGTAAATTGAAGTTTATTTACCAACTGCGATGTGCGGCGCCATTGAGATTTATCATGCCAATAAATGCATTCAGACTTGAAAGGGCAGTCTCCACGTCGTGTATAAAAAACACATCTTCTTTTACTGTAGCAACagattaaaaacaaaatacaagATTGAGAATTCAGTGCATAATTGTAATCTGACCACTCCCACTCATGTTTGTCATTACAGACAAATGAGAGTGAGGGTAAAAGCAGTGTACATATTTTTGAATGCAATCATTTCCAAACACCAACTCTTTTCAGGTGGAACAAAAATCACCCCCCCCATCTATATAAAAAGGCCTAACATGACTATATCAGATTGCTAGCAGCTGTACTGCACCATTTTCAAAACAGTATTTACATTCAGCAGCCCACTAGGTCTGAAGAGTAGATACCAATTGTAGTAGTGTCCAGTTTGTGTCAATACTAGGTCTGAAATGACCCTGGAAAGGAGACCAAAGGTCATACCTGCATTTCTCTTTGAAGGTAGTAATGAGGGCTTCCTTTGCCTGGCCTTCAACCCAGTATTTGTAAGGGACATAAAAAGCAGACTTCACTCTGCACTGTGGGCAGCTCCTGAGGAACGAAAATAGCAGTATTTCAAGAACAAAACCTTCAGGGGTTTGCAGTTGATGAGCCAACTGTTGGTTTTAATCATTTTGCCAAAACCCACTTTATTACTTCCTCTTGCAAGTCCTTAGTTTTCCTCCAGGTAACAATGCATTCTAAACAGTAAGAATGATTGCAGTTTGGCAAGATGCCGAAGCGGCGTGCCTCTGGACTTGTCTTGTCATAGACCTTCTCCATGCAGATGCTACAGGTCACATCTTTACTCTGGAGGAAGGCCTCAGTTTGTCTCTGGTCAGGAGAGGAGAAAGCCGCAGCACCAACCTCTGCAGTCTTATCCAATAAAGTCTCCTTGGCACAGACAACTTTGCAGTTAAAGTCAAGTCTCTGACTGGTAATATACAACTAAGCTTAGTGTAATTAAATATATTTTAAAGTATGCACAGCAAACCTGCCGACTGCTGCCATCTGATGCACCTGCTTCAGTCGCCGAGCTCTGCGATTCCTGGAGAGCTTTTAGATTAGATTCAGCACCTgtccaaagaaagaaaaaaaagaggagggggggtccAATGTTGTATCATTGAGACCAAAACCTCGTAGAGTAAACTTAATAAAAGCACATGCAAATACCCTGCTGAGGTAGATGCGCTCTTGACCGCTCCTCAAAGACGTTCGTTGTCGTCAGATGTGAAACATTAAATACAGAAGCCCTGTGCGCTTGGCTGGACACCGTTTGGGCTTGAGAGAGCACGGGCTCAGACCCTCGTCGGCCGGGCAGTGCATTTCCAACACAAGAGGAGTGGATGTGGGGTGCTGAACCCCTTCTACTGGCAACAGCTGCATCACCATCAGACTGAAGGACATGGAGATATCTGAACAACAACAGTGAACGGGTTATGTAGTGTTGAGTGAAGGTCAAGttcaaatttttaaaaaaagcaactTATTCAGGGTCAATCCAAACAAGGCAAGAAAGCAGAACCACTCACCTGCAGCCGTCACCATACCAGCATGCACCTTTCTGAAAGTATCTGCATATTTGTGTTGACGGCATCACTGAACAATCATGAAGATAACGACACCTTGACCCAAATCTGCAGTAGCCGTTCACGAACtgcctaaatatatatataaaaagaaaaacttGGTAGAAACTCCCAGATATTTGACTTGACCAGGTAACTTTTCATCAAGCGGGTGAGCCACAGTGTGTACAGGACCAGCAGACATGACAGCAACATTCATGAAAGACGTAAAGGCATAAAACTGGAGACTAGCTCGATATTCAAATCTCATTCTTAACTGCCAGTTGTGCTACCATCAGCTAACAAACAGACATCATCTAGTCCAACGAGCAGACGCACCTGCTGAGATCACTGTCAAAACCGGCACCGAAGTAAACATGTGGGTATGGACAGCCATGCCGAGCCATCTATCACTCGTCATGAGAAAACTTGGCGGAGAAGCGGTACGGGTGAATTTAGAGTAATTAACAGTCGGGACGCCAACGACCACCAGTTAAAAGCTGGTCGCTTCACTCCTTTTAATTACCTTTAAAAATCAATACGCACCTCGCGTTCCACCGCGTAACTGCACCTTACGTTACGTGATCCAACAGTGAAACGCATCACGTTTTGAAATGATACTTTACCAAATTTGCTCACCTACAAATGTCTCCCGCACGGACGGCTGGGTACTGCTCCATTGTCCGTCTTTACAATACGCCTCTGTAACGAAGTTCACTTCCTCCACCTAAATAGAACACAGGCGTTACATTTTGCCCAATTAGTTGAGGGCGCCAAATGCTCTTGAGTCGAGTTTGGTAATGGTAACGTGATGTCTCAGTTTAGGCGCCGACTACGTAGACCCGGGCGCGAGGTTTTTATTTGTCCCCCGGTAAAGCAGAAGTCGTTCATATTTAGTTGCGCACGAGCGGCGTTATTTCCCCCCATCCGTATTCCGACGAGCACCATGGCAACCCAATGTTGATTTTACCCTAATTTGAACCGTAAACACAACCATTACCTTACCTTAACCACGAATTCACCGTTTCACCCTAGTTTTAAACTATCACTGTTTAAAACTTCATCCTAAacccacccaatgtcaatgtattaTCGCAACAACTCGGTGATTTGTTTGCGCTGTAAATTACTCGCGTTTATGAATCATTCACGACCCTTTCTTCGCCATCGAAACGTGCTGTGATTTTTCAGGGGTTGGAGTAGACCAGGGAAGTTacaaggtccatccatccattatcccaaccgcttatcctgctctcagggtccgcggggatgctggagcctgtcccagcagtcactggacggcaagcggggagacaccctggacaggccgccaggccatcccgcaAGTTACAAGGTCACACTGGCCCAAATGTATACTATGGCGTCCTTCCGTATATTTGAGAAGATAAGTTTTAAAAAATATCTTGACACTGGCTATGCATGTTGAGCTATATACTAAATGCCATGGGAAAGTAAAGGATAAATTATTCCCTATGATGGCAAAAAAAAGAGACTTGTTTGTCCTGTTGGCATAGTTAGGGCTATCATTTTTGTAAGATTTGTTTCCACCACTTGAGTCTGAGCGTCTCGATGCGTgctccaggtgtagaaatcccagaaaaacTGAATCAGTGcatgtccagattaactgattcagatTAGTCAGAACATTCACTTCTTTGTTACAAGGCTTGTTGTGTTCAGTGGCAAAAAAGCTTTAGTTTATTTGTAAAGCGTTGAACTTATTGTCATCCATCTCTCTGCAAAATCTCCCAACTCCGCTTTGTTCCCATGCCCTCAATTTAAAGTGGTGGGTGATCAAGAAATATAGCCTATATGGTTTaaatatggagaaaaaaatgCAGCACAGAGAAATCCAAATACTTATTAGCAAAACAGGGAAAATGAAATCACGCAGTTATTGTTCTCGTAGGTTTTAACTTGACTACTCGGGTTACAGATAGGTCACACGTGGTTCACGACAAGATATTCTCAGAGATTACGGACAGTTTCATGAATTATCAGTGAATCGATTACTTTCACTGTAGCAGAGGTAGTTTAACATCAAGATGTATGCTCCTTTTCATTTTTCCCCCACACACTTTGCTCGGACCATTGTACATCAATAATAAATTTGCAATGTGTACTTCTAGCAGTACAGTAGTTAAGGcaaaactgtcagaaatatgATCATATGGAAGCATAATGCCACTGAGTGAGGCAACATATACCATATAGAGGTAGTAAGACCAATGAATAGAAAACAAGAGGAAGCTTTC
It encodes:
- the LOC130129137 gene encoding E3 ubiquitin-protein ligase makorin-2-like; the encoded protein is MEQYPAVRAGDICRQFVNGYCRFGSRCRYLHDCSVMPSTQICRYFQKGACWYGDGCRYLHVLQSDGDAAVASRRGSAPHIHSSCVGNALPGRRGSEPVLSQAQTVSSQAHRASVFNVSHLTTTNVFEERSRAHLPQQGAESNLKALQESQSSATEAGASDGSSRQETLLDKTAEVGAAAFSSPDQRQTEAFLQSKDVTCSICMEKVYDKTSPEARRFGILPNCNHSYCLECIVTWRKTKDLQEEVIKSCPQCRVKSAFYVPYKYWVEGQAKEALITTFKEKCSKRRCVFYTRRGDCPFKSECIYWHDKSQWRRTSQLFLFCHYHQSRTEDVENLDGQQLLDFVIAMTLLWDLEDDDDKEDDSDFVLIEFFLVS